CATTTTTTGTGCAGGTTTTTAGGACCTTTTCGGGCCAATTTTAGGACATTTTTGGgaagttttttggttgttttgggacatttttgggataattttgggCCATTTGGAGGCTATTTTTTGGGTGATATTTGGGCCCTTTTTGAGGCCATTTTTAGGACGTTTCCGGGCCttttttgggacatttttgggaAGTTTTTGGGCTATATTTGGGGACAtatttgggaccattttgggaCAATTTGGGGCCgttttggtgccatttttgggtcatttttctGCCGTTTCTGTGTCCCAGGAGACAGCGTTCGCCATGCTGGCTGAGGTCACTGAGCGGGCGCTGGCGCTGACCCGGGCCCGGCACCTGCTGCTCGTGGGGGGCGTGGCCTGTGAGTGGGCGGGGCCACACCTGCCGTGGGCGGGGTCACACCTGGGATGGGCGTGGTCACACCTGGGGGCGCAGTCTCCCCTGGAGATGGGCGTGGCCTCACTTGGGGTGGGCGTGGCCACATTTGAAGGTGGGCGGGTCACACGGGAGGGGGCGTGTCCATCCAAAATTAGTCACGGCCGAATGGGCGAGGCCCAGCTCTGCATAAAGAGGGGCGCGACCTCCATTTGCATGCGGGGGCGGAGCCAAGGGCAGGCAACGCCCACGTAACGCCCACCTGTGTGCAGGTAACCATCGGCTGCAGGAGATGCTACAGAGCATGTGCAGGGCCCGGGGGGCGGAGCTCTGCCCCGTCGATGACAGGTGAGGGCGTGGCCTCCCTCTGAGGGGCATGGCCTCCTTTGGAAGGGGGCGTGGCACACCTGTGACCTTTGACCTCGCAGGTACTGCATCGACAACGGCGCCATGATCGCCCAGGCCGGCTGCGAGATGCTAAGGGTGGGGCAAGTGACAGAGCTCAGCCAATCAGGGATCACGCAGAGGTCGGGGGAGTGTGGCTGGGTGGGCGGGGCTGGGTGAGGATTGTCCGGGCTCTGACCTTTGACCTCTGGCTGTGGCAGGTACCGGACAGACGAGGTGGAGGTGACCTGGCGGGATTGAGGTGGCCACGCCCAAACCGGCCACACCCACTTAATAAAATATTCCTCCCCACTCCATCTTCTGGCCACGCCTCTTTCTATGTGGATGATGTCATTGAATTGGTGACCCCGCCCATTTGGAGAGGACCAATCatcttctttcatttcttgTCAATCACTGGTGGAACCCTGCCCTATTGCTGTCAATCAGCTGCAAGCCACGCCCCTTGCTATGGATTACATGAATCCTTTATCTGTCAATCATCTGCTGCAAGTCACGCCCCTTACATTGGGTTACAATATTGCATTACCTGTCAATCCACAGCTAAAGGGCACGCCCTTTAACTTAGGTTACATGACTGCCTTATCTGTCAATCAAGCGCTGCAGGTCACGCCCCTTGCATTGGGTTCTGTAATACCTTACCTGTCAATCAATAGCCGCAAACCACGCCCTTCTATCAATCGTGCGTCAGTTGCATAACCTCAGACCTCTCCTGCCTAGTGGCCAATCGGATTGGATAGGGGCGAACCACCAGCCAATAGGAGCGCGAGGGGGCGTGGCTTTGCTGAGGGGCCCGGTGGGCGTAGGCGGGAACGGCTCAGTCCGTGAGGGGCCGGCGAGGGGAGCGCGAGGGTAAAGAGTAAGTGGAAAAATGGCGGCTGTGAGGGAATGGAGctatgtctgtctgtctgtttaTGTGCGTCTTCCTATCGCGACATGGCGCACGATCGCGATCCCGACCCGCGTTCCCCCCGTCGCCGCCAGCCGCGGGCGCTCGGGGTTTTAGCGGCGTCGCAGAGCAGCGGCGGCTCCTTCTTCACCCGgcggagcagggcagggaacgcTCCGGGGCTCCGCCGGCATTTGGGGAGCCGCACAAACGCTCCGGGGGGCTCCTAGGGATTAATTAATTGGGGGGGAATGAATTTGGAAGGGATTAATTGTAATCCGGCGGCCCCAGTTCCGTCCCACTCTGACTCCGCTTCTCTCCCCTCAGGCGGAGCCGCCGGCGGGAAGCGCATTCTGGAGGATCTTCGCTCTATAActttccttttttggtttttttttttttttttgctttttggtggttttgtgaggtttttgtTGCGGTTTTAAACgttattttaagttttttttgcTTAAACAGAAGGTTCTCAATTAGTTTTCTTTCACGTTTTTCTCCCGACACCACGTGTCCCCCCATCCTCCCCTGCAGACCCAATTTCTTGTACTTTAATACCTATTTTTAAGGCAGATTTAACGATTATTCATTGATTTATAACTTTCGGTGgaattttttagcttttttacCCTTGTTGGGataatttttcccctcaggaatgAGTCGCTGCCGGGAAACCGCGCCCCGATGATCTCGGCGCTATAAAAGTAAAGTTTTAAACcattaatttgcatttttttaaaataatttcccctTCAAGGAACTCTTTTCGCATTTTAAATTATCAGTTCGATTTTTTAAAGGAGTTTCTGGAAGGTTTTTGCCCGATTTGAGGCGCTTTTGCCTCATATTTGCACCCTCAGGATTTGCCCCCCTCCACgtgttctccctctcttttaATATTACCCAAACATTAAacgcattaaaataaaaaactataAAACCTTTTGCACGAGGATTACCTCCTGATTATTGCTTTttatggattttaattttttttttgcctttttcgcCCATTATTACCTGTCCGCGCcgagaaaacacaaaaatatccaATTTTATccctttattttctatttttacttttcGCTTTCCTCAGTTCCACCTTTTTAAGCGAGGTTCTGGACTTTAAACTCTTTAAATTCGATTTTTCCGATTTTTATTTTCCGGGTGTTTTGATGTTATTAATGTGTTTCAtttatgtgtttatatatataattctttaatttatgtgtttattttatCAAACGCTGGAATAAATCCTGCTTCACCGTGGAATTTACTGAGGTTTCTGACAGTTaaaagatgaaattttaaaattatttaaatgtttttttaataaaaacgcAAACTTTTGTGCCGAGTCCAACCGTGAGGGAGCCGCGAGGGGGCGGGGCCAAAGCGCGGCGGGAATGCGGAGGAGCGGGGTCTTACCTTAAAAGGAAATGTCCCGCCTTTAGGGGTGAGGTTTGCCTTTAAATGGCAATGAGAAGGCGTGGCCTAATCTTAATAAGGAGAAGGGGCGTCCCCCAACTTGGGCGGGGCCGGCCGCCATTTAAAGCGTGAGGCGGCAGCCAATGGGAGCGCGGCTAGGTGCAAGGGGCCGGGACTGCTTGCGCCCGCAGCCAATGGGAGTGCGGCTAGCCCAATAAGGCGGGAGGAAACGGCCGGAAGTGGCAGCGCCGCAGCCAATGCGAGCGCGTCCGGCGgcaaaaggaaggaggaagacGCCGGAAGTGGGCGTGGCGCCGCTGTCATGGCGGCGCccgaggaggaggcggcggcggccccggacGGCGGCGGGGGAGATGGCGGCGATGAGGAGGCCCTGAAACGGCTCGAGGTGCGGGAGGGAAGGGACCCCCGGcagggggaggggcggggggtaccggggagggaggggagggacccCCGGTTGGGGGCGAGGGGATCCCTGAGGGGCCCCGGGGGGCTCAGAGCGGTGAGTGAGGGGAAATTGTCCCAAAATGGCTCAAAATTCCCGCAAAAATCACCTCAGAAACCCCTCGGGGGCGGCTGCGacgtttggggggatttggggattttttgaatgtttttgggattattttgtggctgtcttgggttttttttgggttattttcagTTGATTTTGGATTGATTTTGgggcttatttttaaaagtgattttgaGCAGATTTCGGGTGTGATTTTGAGTGATTTTAGGTTTGaatctgggggttttttgggctgattttgcgTTATTTTCAGGTAATTATTTGGGTATTATTTTTGAGGTGATTTGAGGTGATTTTGAGTTATTTTGAGTtgattttgtgttatttttgagGTGATTTTGGATTGAATTTGGGGGTAATTTTGGGTTATGttttgtgctgattttgggttattttggtgTTGATTTTGGGTTATATTTCGGGGTAATTTCAGGTTATTTTGGAGGTGATTTTAGGTTATTCTTGGGGTAATTTTGCGTTATAATTTGGGGTAAATTCAGGTTATTTTGGAGCTGGTTGTGGCTTAAATTTTGGCTTGGGTTAGAGTATTTTTTGAGCTGATTTTGGGTAATTTTTGAGCTGATTTTGTGCTGAATTTGGATGACTtcgggttattttggggtttattttgggttATTTCGGGGTTATGTTGGGGCtgatttggggttgtttttggggCCATTTGGATTATATTTTGGTTAGATTTTGAGTAATTTTTGGGTCGATTTTGTGTTATATTTTGCAGTAATTTCAGCTTATTTTGGAGCtgattttgggtcattttttaGCTTATTTTTGGGTTGATTCTGGTTCATTTTTGAAGGtgattttgggtcattttgagCGGATTTAAGGTaatttttcagctgattttggggttatttttgggtaGTTTTTGCATTATATTTTGGAGTAATTTCCGCTTATTTTTGAGATGATTTTGGGTTaaattttgggttatttttgggtcattttggagCTGATTTTGGGTAATTTTTGAGCTGATATTTGGttgatttggggtcatttttgaGCTGATTTTGTGTCATTTCTCAGCTaattttgggttgattttggttcatttttaaCCCAAGTCCCgccctttgtccctccccaggCCCTGGTGACAGACCTCTACCACTTCCGGGACTCACTGCCCTCCCGTGACCCCGCCCACGACCCCGCCCACgaccccagccctggccacgCCCCCGACCCCGCCCAGGACCCGCTGGTGGCGGAGATGGAGCGGACGCTGAAGCTGATGGAGCAGATCCACGGTGGGGGCGTGGCCTGGGCGTGACTTGGGGGCGTGTCCTTTCACACCCCGCCCCTAACCCCGCCCCCTTCTCCACAGTATCCCCCGAGGGGCGTGGCCGGGCGCTGGTGCTTCGCGCGCGCGCGCTGGGCGTGGCCCCAGAGGTGGGCGGGGCCAGGGCGGAGCTGGCGCTCGGCCACGCCCTGAAGCTGGACCCCGCCCTGGGCGTggcctggaggcagctgggggagCAAAGATGGCGGCGGGGGGACCTCAGGGGGGCCCGCGAGGCCTTCGGGGGGGCCCTGCAGCAggtgggggcggggccaggggggagggggaggggccaaggggagggggagggtCCTAGAGGGgttttggtgggattttggagagtttttggggggtttttttttttttttttgggcgattttggggtgggttttggggtggtttagggtggttttcaggtgttttttttcggagggggtttggggacttcttggggggtttttgggtgaTCTTGGGcggttttggaggtttttggggtccctgggtggtttctgggatatttggggggattttaggTGTTCTTTTGGGTggtttttaaatggtttttgggttggtttttgttatattttgggttttttgtgtggattttgggggtgggtttttgggtgattttgggagtatttttgggtggtttttggtttACCTGTCTGACAGGGGGCGTGGCCGAAAGGGGGCGTGCACTCTCACTTGGCCCCGCCCCTGACCCCGCCCCTTTCCATCAGGGCGAGGACCCCGAGGCTCGGCGCCTCCTCTCCATGGCCCTGCGCGCccagggggcggggccaggccCGCGGGGGGAGGGGCCAGGCCCCGgagggccggggccggggccggggggcgggGCCTTGCGCGAGAGCCTGGCCCAGGCGGAGGCGGCCGTCAGGTGTGACCCCAGGGACGGCCAATCGTGGTGTGAGTACACCTGGGGGCAGGTAAAGGGTTAAacggggctgggaggggctcAGGTGTGGCCAGGTGTGACCTGGAGAGGGTTaaacagggctgggaggggctcAGGTGTGGCCAGGTGTGACCTGGAAAGGGTTaaacagggctgggaggggctcAGGTGTGGCCAGGTGTGGTTTAGGGATCCCCAGGTGTattccaggtgtgcccaggcaTGGTttaggtgtgtgcccaggtgtgctcaggtatCTCCAGGTGTGAGTTACCTGTGCCCAGGTTTATCTCAGGagtatcccaggtgtgcccaggtgtgctcaggtgtgctcaggtaTCTCCAGGTGTGAGTTACCTGTGCCCAGGTTTATCTCAGGAGTATcccaggtgccccaggtgtgctcaggtgtgctcaggtaTCTCCAGGTGTGAGTTACCTGTGCCCAGGTTTATCTCAGGagtatcccaggtgtgcccaggtgtgctcaggtgtgcccaggtgtgctcaggtatCTCCAGGTGTGAGTTACCTGTGCCCAGGTTTATCTCAGGAGTATcccaggtgccccaggtgtgctcaggtgtgctcaggtaTCTCCAGGTGTGAGTTGCCTGTGCCCAGGTTTATCTCAGGAGTatctcaggtgtgcccaggtgtgcccaggtgtgctcaggtatCTCCAGGTGTGAGTTACCTGTGCCCAGGTTTATCTCAGGagtatcccaggtgtgcccaggtgtgctcaggtgtgctcACCTGTCCCATTCCAGACGTTCTGGGTAACGCCCATGTGTCCCTGTTCTTCGCGGGGGGGCAGAgccccggcagcgcccggcgaGCGCTCGCGGCCTACGCCCAGGCGGTGAGAAAGGGGCGGGGCCTGTCCTGGGGGGCGTGGCTAATGGGGGTGTGGTTACAATGGGGGTAGGCGCTCGCAGCCTACGCCCAGGCGGTGAGAAAGGGGCGGGGCCTGTCCTGGGGGCGTGGCTAATGGGGGTGTGGTTACAATGGGGGTAGGTGCTCGCGGCCTACGCCCAGGAGGTGAGAAAGGGGCGGGGCCTGTCCCCGGGGGGCGTGGCTAATGGGGGTGTGGTTACAATGGGGGTAGGCGCTCGCGGCCTACGCCCAGGCGGTGAGAAAGGGGCGGGGCCTGTCCGCGGGGGGGCGTGGCTAATGGTGTGGTTAAACAGGGGTGGGGCTAGTGGGGGTGTGGTCAAACTGAGGggtggagccaggctgggggcagaaCTCACAGGCCACTGAcaggtggggagggggtggggctTAATCATAGGGGCGGGGCTACACAGGCAGCGTGGTCTGATAGGGGGTGTGGTTAAACTTGGGGTGGGGCTAGGCTGGGAATACCCCCCATGGcccaataataataaaaactcattaTAATAATGATTATAAATGTTAAttgtaataataaataattaatacatTAATAGAGGGTGAGGGGGCGGGGCTTAACCATGGGGCCATGTTCTAGCCCGGGGGCGTGGCTAACCCAGGGGTGGGGCTAAACCTGGTGGGTGGGGCCGCACCCATGGCCTATGCACAGGTGCTGAGAAAGGGGCGGGGCCACACAGGGGGAGTGGTCTGACAATGGGTGCGGTCTAACTGGAGCCCCGCCCACTTTTCCAGGAGCGCGTGgaccccgcggccgccgccaaCCCCGACCTGCACCTGAACCGGGCCACGGTGAGGGGGGCGGGGCCTAGAGGGGGAGGGGCCTAAAGGAGGAAGGGCCTAAATGGGCGGGGTACAAGGGGGCGGGGCTGGAGCTACAATGCCCTCCCAGTAtgaaccagtacaaaccagtataaaccagtttaacccttccacagctgctgcagtaCCTGGAGCGGTTCCAGGGGGCGCTGGAGGGGCTCAGCCGCGCCTCCGACCTCGCCCCTCAGTGGGAGGAGCCTCGGCGACGTCACCAGCAGCTGATTGGCTACCTGGGGGACCTGTGCCGGCTGCTGGAGACTCGGGTAGGgggaactgggataaactgggggggactgggagggactgggagggactgggagggactgggatgaactggggggGGGGCGTGTCCAGCAGTGGGCGTGTCTCTGATTGAGCCCCGCCCCCAGGGGAAGCTGGGTGGGAAGCGCCGTGGGGGCGTGGCCGGGATTGATGGGGGGGCGTGTCCCTAACAAAGCTCCGCCCCCAGGGGAAGCTGCGCGGGAAGCGCCGCAGGGGCGTGGCCGGGCCGGTGCCCCTCCCCCTGCTGGGCCCGctgggcggggccggggggccgCGCCCCTCCCCCATCGCGGGGCTGCGACCGGGGCCCAACCCCCACAGGGTGGTGCTGGGGCGGGCCCTGTTCAGCCTGACCCCGCCCGGGGGCGTGCCCTAGTGAGTGCctgtactggtttgtactgggagggaactgggaggggtttgggggtcactggtttatactgggatgaactgggattgactggtttatactgggagg
This portion of the Molothrus aeneus isolate 106 unplaced genomic scaffold, BPBGC_Maene_1.0 scaffold_240, whole genome shotgun sequence genome encodes:
- the TTC5 gene encoding tetratricopeptide repeat protein 5, which encodes MAAPEEEAAAAPDGGGGDGGDEEALKRLEALVTDLYHFRDSLPSRDPAHDPAHDPSPGHAPDPAQDPLVAEMERTLKLMEQIHVSPEGRGRALVLRARALGVAPEVGGARAELALGHALKLDPALGVAWRQLGEQRWRRGDLRGAREAFGGALQQGEDPEARRLLSMALRAQGAGPGPRGEGPGPGGPGPGPGGGALRESLAQAEAAVRCDPRDGQSWYVLGNAHVSLFFAGGQSPGSARRALAAYAQAERVDPAAAANPDLHLNRATLLQYLERFQGALEGLSRASDLAPQWEEPRRRHQQLIGYLGDLCRLLETRGKLRGKRRRGVAGPVPLPLLGPLGGAGGPRPSPIAGLRPGPNPHRVVLGRALFSLTPPGGVPYTIGLQDGGGAVAAITVYNSAPNWGVAVGDAVGVAEPVLNQHLHQHQGQTFSFISLRVPSPLSLVVNGKRPPGHALAPPHLALTNPSAMPEEQATPPARC